The following proteins are encoded in a genomic region of Variovorax paradoxus:
- a CDS encoding BPSS1780 family membrane protein, with product MKLHIVPARTGAAWVRLGLKTFWRQPLAFISLFFLLMALISTASLLPLLGSVLAPVLLPFMTLGLMVATSVAYTDNAEGLGTEGHAQRPTGSAMFVAVVAAMRTEWRSLVKLGVISAVYFVFAVLLTSFIDGGQLAKAYLLDEALTPEIMASSDFQVARMLLMCLNLPLSLAMWHAPALVHWHGVEPVKSIFFSVVAVFRNFGAYALFGLAWLGVFLLAGIGMGLVATVLIGVGSVGGGGAAAAIGNVLIVGSALVLAAMSMSSTWFTFRDSFDPS from the coding sequence ATGAAACTCCACATCGTGCCGGCGCGAACCGGCGCTGCATGGGTCCGCCTCGGACTCAAGACCTTCTGGCGGCAACCGCTCGCCTTCATTTCGCTGTTCTTCCTGCTGATGGCGCTGATCTCGACAGCGTCGCTGCTGCCGCTGCTCGGCAGCGTGCTGGCGCCGGTCCTGCTGCCCTTCATGACGCTGGGGCTGATGGTGGCGACGTCGGTGGCCTACACCGACAACGCCGAGGGCCTCGGTACCGAAGGCCACGCGCAGCGCCCCACCGGCTCCGCCATGTTCGTGGCGGTGGTCGCGGCCATGCGCACCGAGTGGCGCTCGCTGGTCAAGCTCGGCGTGATCTCCGCGGTGTACTTCGTGTTCGCCGTGCTGCTGACCTCGTTCATTGATGGCGGCCAACTGGCGAAGGCCTATCTGCTCGACGAAGCACTGACGCCCGAGATCATGGCGAGCAGCGACTTCCAGGTGGCGCGCATGCTCCTGATGTGCCTGAACCTGCCGCTTTCGCTCGCGATGTGGCATGCGCCCGCGCTCGTGCACTGGCACGGCGTGGAGCCGGTGAAAAGCATCTTCTTCAGCGTGGTCGCGGTGTTTCGCAACTTCGGCGCCTACGCGCTGTTCGGCCTGGCCTGGCTCGGCGTGTTCCTGCTCGCCGGCATCGGCATGGGCCTGGTCGCCACGGTGCTGATCGGCGTCGGTTCGGTGGGCGGAGGCGGCGCCGCCGCGGCCATCGGCAATGTGCTGATCGTGGGCTCGGCGCTGGTGCTCGCGGCCATGTCGATGAGCTCGACCTGGTTCACCTTCCGCGACAGCTTCGATCCGAGCTGA
- a CDS encoding MFS transporter produces MTPPSTPSTSSTTTPRRDAAALAAVCLVALMFGLEISSVPVILPELERVLHADFQDAQWIMNAYTLACTSVLMAAGTLADRYGRRRVLVASLWLFGLASLACGLATSAPLLIAARFVQGVGAGAMMICQFAILSQQFREPAARSRAFAVWGVVAGIGLGFGPLVGAAIVALADWRWVFLVHAPLALLTLGLVHASVQESRDPDAHRLDVAGMLTLTLAVFALVYFITLGTVQGFGNRAGLALLAGALACLALFVAAERRSAHPMFDFSVFRIHRFNGAMMGSVGMNFSFWPFMIYLPIYFQSALGHDLMHAGWALLAYTLPTLLMPPLAERLALRHGAERVIPGGLGLMAAAFLLMAAGNARGSDAVVIAACLAAGIGLGLTNSPVTNTSTGAVSAARAGMASGIDFSARLITLALNIALMGFVLVSGIAGHLGEAGLHADAGELLQLAQGVAAGKLDILPDAAAPALAQAALRQGFGDVMLYAGIGVGLLALASRAFFRRGRRSVGLVPVRADADLG; encoded by the coding sequence ATGACACCGCCTTCAACTCCTTCAACTTCTTCAACGACTACCCCGCGCCGCGATGCCGCCGCGCTCGCCGCCGTTTGCCTGGTCGCCCTCATGTTCGGCCTCGAAATCTCCAGCGTGCCGGTGATCCTGCCGGAGCTCGAGCGCGTGCTGCACGCCGACTTCCAGGACGCGCAGTGGATCATGAACGCCTACACGCTGGCCTGCACCTCGGTGCTGATGGCCGCCGGCACGCTGGCCGACCGGTATGGCCGCCGCCGCGTGCTGGTGGCCAGCCTGTGGCTGTTCGGGCTGGCGTCGCTGGCGTGCGGCTTGGCGACAAGCGCGCCGCTCTTGATTGCCGCGCGTTTCGTGCAGGGCGTGGGTGCCGGCGCCATGATGATCTGCCAGTTCGCCATCCTGTCGCAGCAGTTCCGCGAGCCGGCGGCGCGCTCGCGCGCCTTCGCCGTCTGGGGCGTGGTTGCGGGCATCGGGCTCGGCTTTGGTCCGCTGGTGGGCGCCGCCATCGTGGCGTTGGCCGACTGGCGCTGGGTCTTCCTGGTGCACGCCCCGCTGGCGCTGCTCACGCTGGGCCTGGTGCACGCCAGCGTGCAGGAATCGCGCGACCCCGACGCGCACCGGCTCGACGTGGCGGGCATGCTCACCCTGACGCTCGCGGTATTCGCGCTGGTCTACTTCATCACACTCGGCACGGTGCAGGGCTTCGGCAACCGTGCGGGGCTGGCACTGCTGGCCGGTGCGCTGGCGTGCCTCGCGTTGTTCGTCGCGGCCGAACGGCGCAGTGCGCACCCCATGTTCGACTTCTCGGTCTTTCGCATCCACCGCTTCAACGGCGCGATGATGGGTTCGGTGGGCATGAACTTCAGCTTCTGGCCGTTCATGATCTACCTGCCGATCTACTTCCAGTCGGCACTCGGCCATGACCTGATGCACGCCGGCTGGGCCCTGCTGGCCTACACGCTGCCCACGCTGCTGATGCCGCCGCTGGCCGAACGGCTGGCGCTGCGCCATGGGGCCGAACGCGTGATTCCCGGCGGCCTCGGCCTGATGGCCGCGGCCTTCCTGCTCATGGCCGCGGGCAATGCGCGCGGCAGCGACGCGGTGGTGATTGCCGCCTGCCTGGCTGCGGGCATCGGCCTCGGCCTCACGAACTCGCCGGTTACCAACACGAGCACCGGCGCGGTGTCGGCGGCGCGCGCGGGCATGGCTTCGGGCATCGACTTCAGCGCGCGGCTGATCACGCTCGCCCTGAACATCGCGCTGATGGGCTTCGTGCTGGTAAGCGGCATTGCGGGGCACCTCGGCGAAGCCGGCCTGCACGCCGACGCCGGCGAACTGCTGCAACTGGCGCAGGGTGTGGCGGCGGGCAAGCTGGACATCCTTCCGGACGCGGCAGCCCCCGCGCTCGCGCAGGCCGCCCTGCGCCAGGGATTCGGCGACGTGATGCTCTATGCCGGTATCGGCGTGGGGCTGCTGGCACTGGCGAGCCGCGCCTTCTTCAGGCGTGGCCGGCGCTCAGTGGGCCTTGTCCCAGTTCGGGCCGATGCCGATCTCGGCTAA
- the polA gene encoding DNA polymerase I encodes MTDKKTLLLVDGSSYLYRAFHAMPDLRAVPGDPKSPATGAIRGMINMMTALRREVRADYAACIFDAPGKTFRDDLYPEYKANRSPMPDDLRSQIDPIHEVVKLMGWPVLCVPDIEADDVIGTLAKTAAAQGVEVIVSSGDKDLSQLVDEHITIIDTMNGKKRDVAGVTAEFGVPPSLMIDYQTLVGDAVDNVPGVEKVGPKTAAKWLLEYGSLDALIERAAEVKGQAGENLRKALEKLPLSKSLVTIRTDCDLAAHVAGLPSLEGLPVGAPQTAELKPFYEKFGFKSLVKSLEAMEVPPELIEENIKKQQARGGAASADQGGLFDESSNLGAIEAASPASNLKYETLTTWEQFDTWLAKLQAADLAAIDTETTSLDEMVAQIVGLSFSVEPGEAAYIPLAHNYPDAPAQLPIDEVLAKLKPWLENPEKKKLGQHIKYDRHVLANHGIEVQGYAHDTMLQSYVLEAHRPHGLASLAERHLGRSGISYEDLCGKGAHQIPFSQVDIAKAAEYSCEDSDQTLDVHLALWPQIQRDEKLRFIYQLEMDSSEALYRVERNGVMIDAPTLAAQSHELGTRIMALEQEAYEIAGQPFNLGSPKQIGEIFFTKLGLPVVKKTPSGAPSTDEEVLEKLAEDYPLPAKILEHRGLSKLKGTYTDKLGQLANLRTGRVHTHYAQAVAVTGRLSSNDPNLQNIPIRTPEGRRVREAFIAPAGRVIASADYSQIELRIMAHISGDESLLRAFREGIDVHRATAAEVFGSTPDQVSSEQRRYAKVINFGLIYGMSSFGLARNLGIETKAAASYIERYFARYPGVKAYMDETKALAKEKGYVETVFGRRLYLPEINSPNGPRRGGAERAAINAPMQGTAADLIKLSMIKVQDVLDAEKRATKMIMQVHDELVFEVPEAEVEWVRTEIPRLMAGVAELKVPLLAEIGIGPNWDKAH; translated from the coding sequence ATGACCGACAAGAAAACGCTGCTGCTCGTCGATGGCTCGAGCTATCTCTACCGCGCCTTCCACGCCATGCCCGACCTGCGGGCCGTGCCCGGCGACCCGAAGAGCCCGGCCACCGGTGCCATCCGCGGAATGATCAACATGATGACGGCGCTGCGCCGCGAGGTTCGCGCCGACTACGCGGCCTGCATCTTCGACGCGCCCGGCAAGACGTTTCGCGACGACCTGTACCCCGAGTACAAGGCCAACCGCTCGCCGATGCCCGACGACCTGCGCAGCCAGATCGATCCCATCCACGAGGTGGTGAAGCTGATGGGCTGGCCCGTGCTCTGCGTGCCTGACATCGAGGCCGACGACGTGATCGGCACGCTCGCCAAGACCGCGGCGGCGCAGGGCGTCGAGGTCATCGTTTCGAGCGGCGACAAGGACCTGAGCCAGCTGGTCGACGAGCACATCACCATCATCGACACGATGAACGGCAAGAAGCGCGACGTGGCGGGTGTGACGGCCGAGTTCGGCGTCCCGCCGTCGCTGATGATCGATTACCAGACGCTGGTGGGCGACGCGGTCGACAACGTGCCCGGTGTCGAGAAGGTCGGCCCCAAGACTGCTGCCAAGTGGCTGCTCGAATACGGCTCGCTCGACGCGCTGATCGAACGCGCCGCCGAGGTGAAAGGCCAGGCCGGCGAGAACCTGCGCAAGGCGCTCGAAAAGCTGCCGCTGAGCAAGAGCCTCGTCACCATCCGCACCGATTGCGACCTGGCCGCGCACGTTGCCGGCCTGCCGTCGCTCGAAGGCCTGCCCGTGGGCGCGCCACAAACGGCCGAGCTCAAGCCCTTCTACGAGAAATTCGGTTTCAAGAGCCTGGTCAAGTCGCTCGAGGCGATGGAAGTGCCGCCCGAGCTCATCGAGGAAAACATCAAGAAGCAGCAGGCCCGAGGCGGTGCTGCGAGCGCCGACCAGGGCGGGTTGTTCGACGAATCGTCGAACCTCGGTGCCATCGAGGCCGCATCGCCCGCAAGCAACCTGAAGTACGAAACCCTCACGACCTGGGAGCAGTTCGACACCTGGCTCGCCAAGCTGCAGGCCGCGGACCTGGCCGCCATCGACACCGAAACCACCTCGCTCGACGAGATGGTGGCACAGATCGTCGGCCTGAGCTTCAGCGTCGAGCCCGGCGAGGCCGCCTACATTCCGCTTGCGCACAACTACCCCGATGCGCCCGCGCAACTGCCCATCGACGAAGTGCTCGCCAAGCTCAAGCCCTGGCTCGAAAACCCCGAGAAGAAAAAGCTCGGCCAGCACATCAAGTACGACCGCCACGTGCTCGCCAACCACGGCATCGAGGTGCAGGGCTATGCGCACGACACCATGCTGCAAAGCTATGTGCTCGAAGCGCACCGGCCGCACGGGCTCGCGAGCCTGGCCGAACGCCACCTGGGCCGCAGCGGCATCTCGTACGAAGACCTGTGCGGCAAGGGCGCGCACCAGATTCCGTTCAGCCAGGTCGACATCGCCAAGGCCGCCGAATATTCGTGCGAGGACAGCGACCAGACGCTCGACGTTCACCTCGCACTGTGGCCGCAGATCCAGCGCGACGAAAAGCTGCGCTTCATCTACCAGCTCGAGATGGATTCGAGCGAGGCGCTCTACCGCGTGGAGCGCAACGGCGTGATGATCGATGCGCCCACGCTCGCGGCGCAGAGCCACGAACTCGGCACGCGCATCATGGCGCTCGAACAGGAAGCCTACGAGATCGCCGGGCAGCCCTTCAACCTGGGCTCGCCCAAGCAGATCGGCGAGATCTTCTTCACCAAGCTGGGCCTGCCGGTGGTCAAGAAAACGCCGAGCGGCGCGCCGAGCACGGACGAAGAAGTGCTCGAGAAATTGGCCGAGGACTATCCGCTGCCGGCCAAGATCCTCGAGCACCGCGGGCTTTCCAAGCTCAAGGGCACGTACACCGACAAGCTGGGCCAGCTCGCCAACCTGCGCACCGGCCGCGTTCACACGCACTATGCGCAGGCGGTGGCGGTCACGGGCCGGCTGTCGAGCAACGACCCCAACCTGCAGAACATTCCGATCCGCACGCCCGAAGGCCGCCGCGTGCGCGAAGCCTTCATTGCGCCGGCCGGCCGCGTGATTGCCAGCGCCGACTACTCGCAGATCGAGCTACGCATCATGGCCCACATCAGCGGCGACGAATCGCTGCTGCGCGCATTCCGCGAAGGCATCGACGTGCACCGCGCCACCGCGGCGGAGGTGTTCGGCTCCACGCCCGACCAGGTGTCGAGCGAACAGCGCCGCTATGCCAAGGTGATCAACTTCGGGCTCATCTACGGCATGAGCAGCTTCGGCCTGGCGCGCAACCTGGGTATCGAGACCAAGGCCGCGGCCTCTTACATCGAACGCTACTTTGCGCGTTACCCGGGCGTGAAGGCGTACATGGACGAGACCAAGGCACTCGCGAAGGAGAAGGGCTATGTCGAGACCGTGTTCGGCCGGCGCCTCTATCTGCCCGAAATCAATTCGCCCAATGGCCCGCGCCGCGGCGGCGCCGAGCGTGCGGCCATCAACGCGCCCATGCAGGGCACGGCGGCCGACCTGATCAAGCTCAGCATGATCAAGGTGCAGGACGTGCTCGATGCCGAGAAGCGCGCCACCAAGATGATCATGCAGGTGCACGACGAACTGGTGTTCGAAGTGCCCGAGGCCGAGGTCGAATGGGTGCGCACCGAAATCCCGCGCCTGATGGCCGGCGTGGCCGAGCTGAAGGTGCCGCTATTAGCCGAGATCGGCATCGGCCCGAACTGGGACAAGGCCCACTGA
- a CDS encoding homoserine kinase has product MAVFTEVGFGEADALVQRLGLGPLRELRGIEGGIENTNYFATTETGEFVLTLFERLRAEQLPYYLCLMKHLAGRGLPVPEPVADPAIAPPSGHALTIPANAPCELLLKVAGKPAALVQRLSGRSELSPGTAHCFQLGEMLARMHLAARDFPRIQPNLRGLAWWNETVPVVLPYIDEPQAALLRAELAYQNHVAETSAYAALPRGPVHADMFRDNVMFATGEDAGAAPRLTGVFDFYFAGTDTWLFDLAVCLNDWAIDLPSGEHDAERADSLLSAYETVRPLNASERALLPAMLRAAALRFWISRLWDFHLPREASMLKPHDPAHFERVLRERANHPHVMAQSLERLAA; this is encoded by the coding sequence ATGGCAGTTTTTACCGAAGTCGGATTCGGCGAGGCCGACGCGCTCGTGCAGCGTCTGGGCCTGGGCCCTCTGCGCGAATTGCGCGGCATCGAGGGCGGCATCGAGAACACCAACTACTTCGCCACCACCGAAACCGGCGAGTTCGTGCTGACGCTGTTCGAGCGTCTCCGCGCCGAGCAGCTCCCCTATTACCTTTGTCTCATGAAGCACCTGGCGGGCCGCGGCCTGCCGGTGCCGGAACCCGTGGCCGACCCGGCCATCGCACCGCCGTCGGGCCATGCGCTGACGATTCCCGCGAATGCCCCTTGCGAGCTGCTGCTCAAGGTGGCGGGCAAGCCGGCCGCGCTGGTGCAGCGGCTCTCGGGCCGGAGCGAACTGTCGCCGGGCACCGCGCATTGCTTCCAATTGGGCGAGATGCTGGCGCGCATGCACCTGGCGGCGCGCGACTTCCCGCGCATTCAGCCGAACCTGCGCGGCCTGGCGTGGTGGAACGAGACCGTACCGGTGGTGCTGCCTTACATCGACGAACCGCAGGCCGCGCTGCTGCGCGCCGAACTGGCCTATCAGAACCATGTGGCCGAAACGTCGGCCTACGCGGCACTGCCGCGCGGCCCGGTGCATGCCGACATGTTCCGTGACAACGTGATGTTCGCCACCGGCGAGGACGCCGGCGCCGCGCCGCGCCTGACCGGCGTGTTCGACTTCTACTTCGCGGGCACCGACACCTGGTTGTTCGACCTGGCCGTGTGCCTGAACGACTGGGCCATCGACCTGCCAAGCGGCGAACACGACGCCGAACGTGCGGACTCGCTGCTGTCGGCCTACGAAACCGTGCGCCCGCTGAATGCCTCGGAGCGCGCCCTGCTGCCCGCCATGCTGCGCGCCGCGGCGCTGCGCTTCTGGATTTCGCGGCTCTGGGACTTCCATCTTCCGCGCGAAGCCAGCATGCTGAAGCCGCACGATCCGGCGCACTTCGAGCGCGTGCTGCGCGAGCGCGCCAACCACCCGCATGTCATGGCGCAGTCGCTCGAACGGCTGGCCGCCTGA
- a CDS encoding DUF3999 domain-containing protein: MKHGAKPSRHVVRIGLAVALATAWCGAALAQPPATAPIAVQGSGPYYRLTLPLGIHAHAAYGDLRDLRVRNAAGNAVPYAWLRNEAAEPRLASREVPIFALPASVAGSADASEDAALSFKVRPDGSLALARKPARNQGETAQWLIDASQLKGSLLQARFEMAAEARGLFAFRLEASDDLRNWRPIGGEEQLVRLAHGGQTIERLAVDLDNVQARFLRLRWSDPKNSAPLTRVAIDSVQEVEPVAPLEWSGALRPERCGADHCDYPLPRGVPVESLRIDLADVNTLAQVGISGLLAAVPSVAAEPPRVPRNPLYALRHQQRRPASSSSGMPGEVPLLDTVVYRLAQAGGEARSPLLALDGTSYSYLRLRTSGPVSLLGATPPTISVGATPRTLVFLAQGAAPFSLTWSTAPEKNAVQGGAPGAALALATLVPGYNPNKPVAADPATVALPPPPVAAVDAVVAATAQLPVPTQPDPSRKWWLWGALGVGFLLLAGMAWSLFASLRKDRAPAN, encoded by the coding sequence ATGAAGCACGGTGCGAAGCCGTCGCGCCACGTGGTGCGAATTGGTCTGGCCGTGGCGTTGGCGACGGCCTGGTGCGGTGCTGCCTTGGCGCAGCCTCCGGCCACCGCACCCATTGCCGTGCAAGGCAGCGGGCCGTACTACCGGCTCACGCTGCCGCTTGGCATTCATGCCCACGCCGCATACGGCGATCTGCGCGACCTGCGGGTGCGCAATGCGGCCGGCAACGCGGTGCCCTACGCATGGCTGCGCAACGAGGCGGCAGAGCCTCGCCTTGCGTCCAGAGAGGTGCCGATCTTCGCGCTGCCTGCAAGTGTTGCGGGCTCGGCGGATGCATCCGAAGACGCGGCGTTGAGCTTCAAGGTGCGTCCCGACGGCTCTCTGGCGCTCGCCCGCAAGCCTGCGCGCAACCAAGGCGAGACCGCGCAATGGCTCATCGATGCGAGCCAGCTCAAAGGCAGCCTGCTGCAGGCGCGCTTCGAAATGGCGGCCGAGGCACGCGGCCTGTTCGCCTTCAGGCTCGAGGCCAGCGACGACCTGCGGAACTGGCGGCCGATCGGGGGCGAAGAGCAACTGGTGCGGCTGGCCCACGGCGGCCAGACCATCGAGCGCCTGGCGGTCGACCTGGACAACGTGCAGGCACGGTTCCTGCGCCTGCGCTGGAGCGATCCGAAAAACAGCGCGCCGCTGACCCGCGTGGCGATCGACAGCGTGCAAGAGGTCGAACCCGTCGCGCCGCTCGAATGGTCGGGCGCGCTGAGGCCGGAGCGCTGCGGCGCCGACCATTGCGACTATCCACTGCCACGCGGCGTTCCGGTCGAAAGCCTGCGCATCGACCTGGCCGACGTCAACACGCTGGCGCAGGTCGGGATTTCAGGCTTGCTTGCTGCCGTTCCGTCTGTTGCCGCTGAGCCGCCGCGCGTGCCGCGCAACCCGCTGTATGCGTTGCGGCACCAGCAGCGCCGGCCGGCTTCGTCTTCGTCGGGCATGCCAGGCGAAGTGCCGCTGCTCGACACCGTGGTGTATCGCCTCGCGCAAGCCGGCGGCGAAGCGCGTTCACCGCTGCTGGCGCTCGACGGCACGAGCTATTCGTACCTGCGGCTTCGCACCTCGGGTCCGGTGAGCCTGCTGGGCGCAACGCCTCCGACGATTTCTGTGGGGGCTACGCCGCGCACGCTGGTGTTTCTGGCGCAAGGCGCCGCGCCGTTCTCGCTCACGTGGAGTACGGCGCCCGAAAAGAACGCAGTGCAGGGCGGGGCGCCGGGCGCGGCCCTGGCGCTGGCCACGCTGGTGCCGGGCTACAACCCGAACAAGCCCGTGGCGGCAGACCCCGCCACTGTGGCATTGCCACCCCCGCCGGTGGCGGCGGTCGATGCCGTGGTGGCAGCGACTGCGCAGTTGCCGGTGCCCACGCAGCCGGATCCCTCGCGCAAGTGGTGGCTGTGGGGAGCGCTGGGCGTCGGCTTTCTGCTGCTGGCGGGCATGGCGTGGTCGCTTTTCGCGAGCCTGCGCAAGGACCGCGCCCCGGCCAATTGA
- a CDS encoding LysR family transcriptional regulator: protein MTDRFDGIQTFLEVVESGSLTLAAERLNLTRSAVGKALARLEARLGARLLQRTTRSQSLTEEGQAYYEHCLRAQAELEAAESALESGRREPRGRLRASLPLAFGHHHAAPALLGLIERYPQLQVDIAISDRVVDLVQDGYDLAVRIGELPDTDRLVARRLGEQTMRLAAAPAYLARFGRPADVAALAQHRGIDYCGPGHSQRWELRDPQGRLHTVHLPWHARLNDLQAVADAAIAGAGLAWLPNWLLARYVQSGQLESVLADHRAAAMPIHVLWPRSRHMPAKTRCAVDALVAAMPACMEECRDRTVPAARTRKTQGSRS from the coding sequence ATGACCGATCGTTTCGATGGCATCCAGACCTTCCTCGAGGTGGTGGAAAGTGGCAGCCTCACGCTCGCGGCCGAGCGGCTGAACCTCACGCGCTCGGCCGTGGGCAAGGCGCTTGCACGGCTGGAGGCGCGGCTCGGCGCGCGCCTGCTGCAGCGCACCACCCGCAGCCAGAGCCTGACCGAAGAAGGGCAGGCCTACTACGAGCACTGCCTGCGCGCGCAAGCCGAGCTGGAGGCCGCCGAGTCGGCGCTCGAGAGCGGCCGGCGCGAGCCGCGCGGCCGGCTGCGTGCCAGCCTGCCGCTGGCCTTCGGCCATCACCATGCAGCGCCGGCGCTGCTGGGCCTCATCGAGCGCTATCCGCAGCTGCAGGTGGACATTGCCATCAGCGACCGCGTGGTCGACCTGGTGCAGGATGGCTACGACCTGGCGGTGCGCATCGGCGAACTGCCCGACACCGACCGGCTGGTGGCCCGCCGGCTCGGCGAGCAGACCATGAGGCTCGCGGCCGCGCCCGCCTATCTGGCGCGCTTCGGGCGGCCGGCGGACGTGGCCGCACTGGCGCAGCACCGGGGCATCGACTATTGCGGCCCGGGCCATTCACAGCGCTGGGAGCTGCGCGATCCGCAGGGCCGCCTGCACACCGTGCACCTGCCCTGGCATGCGCGGCTGAACGACCTTCAGGCGGTGGCCGATGCGGCGATTGCAGGTGCCGGGCTCGCTTGGCTGCCGAACTGGCTACTGGCACGCTACGTGCAATCCGGACAACTCGAGTCCGTGCTGGCCGACCATCGCGCCGCGGCCATGCCCATTCATGTGCTGTGGCCGCGCTCGCGCCACATGCCCGCGAAGACGCGCTGCGCAGTCGATGCGCTGGTCGCCGCGATGCCGGCCTGCATGGAAGAATGCCGAGACCGCACGGTACCCGCCGCGCGGACCAGAAAAACACAAGGAAGCCGTTCATGA